A single region of the Silene latifolia isolate original U9 population chromosome 8, ASM4854445v1, whole genome shotgun sequence genome encodes:
- the LOC141596957 gene encoding protein NRT1/ PTR FAMILY 5.10-like — MASTNSSIMTVDSTANDDHLLLTPLLMAEHDTVPGAVNFKHTPAVRSNTGRWRSAAFIIGVEMAERIAHFGVSGNLINFMTEILGQSTATAAANVNAWNGVSLILPVLGAIVADSFLGKYYTIIASSIIYILGLGLLTMSAMLPSLNCEISTKDILGCSHDIQTITFFFALYLVAIAQGGHKPCVQAFGADQFDGEDPVESKARSSFFNWWYVGVWTGGLLGLGILSYVQENLGWGLGFGIPCILVAIALLVFVFGTLTYRFIEKWEGQSPFLKIGRVFVAAARNWNARHFDLADSNKTQRILTNHGSEQFRFLDKALLRPELSDLEEASCSTSEVEEAKAILGLLPIWATGLAFAIVFSQTSTFFTKQGVTLDRHIGSSFVIPAASLQCILGICVIIFMPFYDCVLVPIARTFTGKPSGITMLQRVGTGFFLSIICMIVSAIIETKRLEIALKHGLVDLPNATVPMSICWLLPQYALFGIAEAFTMVGLQELFYGQVPNGLRSVGLSMYLTIFGTGNLLSSLLVTLIDKVTSEGGAETSWFSDNLNRGHIDYFYWLLAGLNTIGLILFMYCARSYIYVKIKVST; from the exons ATGGCGTCAACAAATTCCAGCATCATGACAGTTGATTCAACTGCAAATGATGATCACCTCCTTCTCACTCCCCTTTTAATGGCGGAACATGATACAGTTCCTGGGGCTGTTAATTTTAAGCACACCCCTGCAGTTCGATCAAACACTGGACGCTGGAGATCTGCTGCTTTTATTATTG GAGTGGAGATGGCAGAGAGGATTGCACATTTTGGTGTATCAGGGAACTTAATAAACTTCATGACTGAGATATTGGGGCAGTCTACAGCAACGGCTGCCGCTAATGTCAATGCTTGGAATGGAGTATCCTTAATTCTTCCTGTTTTGGGGGCTATTGTTGCTGATTCTTTTCTGGGCAAGTACTATACCATTATTGCTTCATCCATTATTTACATCTTG GGGCTGGGATTGCTAACGATGTCTGCAATGCTGCCTTCCCTTAACTGTGAAATTAGCACAAAGGACATTCTTGGATGTTCACATGATATCCAAACAATTACATTCTTTTTTGCCCTTTATCTGGTGGCTATTGCGCAAGGTGGGCACAAGCCTTGTGTTCAGGCTTTTGGGGCTGATCAGTTTGATGGAGAAGATCCTGTGGAGAGTAAAGCCAGAAGCTCTTTCTTTAATTGGTGGTATGTTGGGGTGTGGACTGGTGGTTTGCTAGGTCTTGGAATCTTAAGCTATGTCCAGGAAAACCTTGGCTGGGGCCTTGGATTTGGAATTCCGTGCATCCTTGTGGCGATTGCGCTACTAGTTTTTGTGTTCGGAACTTTGACATACCGCTTCATTGAGAAATGGGAAGGACAAAGTCCGTTCCTCAAAATTGGAAGGGTGTTTGTAGCAGCAGCAAGAAACTGGAATGCCAGGCATTTTGATCTTGCGGACTCAAACAAAACTCAAAGAATCTTGACTAATCATGGATCCGAACAGTTCAG GTTTCTTGATAAAGCTCTTCTTAGGCCTGAATTGTCGGATTTAGAAGAAGCTTCTTGCAGCACAAGCGAAGTCGAAGAAGCAAAGGCAATACTTGGGTTGCTTCCAATTTGGGCTACAGGTTTAGCATTCGCAATCGTATTTTCTCAAACTTCAACTTTTTTCACCAAGCAAGGTGTTACTTTGGATAGACATATCGGGTCAAGCTTTGTCATACCAGCTGCATCGTTACAGTGTATTTTGGGCATATGTGTTATTATTTTCATGCCATTTTATGATTGCGTTCTTGTGCCAATAGCCAGGACTTTTACGGGGAAACCATCTGGGATAACTATGCTTCAGAGGGTTGGAACTGGATTTTTTTTATCCATCATATGTATGATAGTGTCTGCTATCATAGAGACAAAAAGGCTTGAGATTGCGTTGAAACATGGGCTGGTAGATTTGCCTAATGCGACTGTCCCTATGAGTATTTGTTGGTTGCTTCCTCAATATGCCTTATTTGGAATTGCAGAGGCATTTACCATGGTTGGTCTGCAGGAGCTTTTCTATGGTCAGGTACCCAATGGGTTACGTAGCGTTGGACTATCAATGTATTTAACTATATTTGGCACAGGAAACCTTTTAAGTAGCCTCCTTGTAACTCTGATCGACAAAGTAACCAGTGAAGGTGGGGCAGAAACTAGTTGGTTTTCAGATAATCTCAATCGTGGGCATATTGATTATTTCTATTGGTTACTTGCCGGCCTTAATACGATAGGGTTGATACTCTTCATGTATTGTGCAAGATCATACATCTACGTCAAAATCAAGGTTTCTACGTAA